A genomic region of Vanessa tameamea isolate UH-Manoa-2023 chromosome 11, ilVanTame1 primary haplotype, whole genome shotgun sequence contains the following coding sequences:
- the LOC113400858 gene encoding large ribosomal subunit protein eL20, whose product MKAKGELKEFEVIGRKLPSENEPKPPLYKMRIFSPDTIVAKSRFWYFLRQLKKFKKATGEIVSIKEIPEKSPIKIKNFGIWLRYESRSGVHNMYREYRDLSVGGAVTQCYRDMGARHRARAHSIQIIKVEVIKAAACRRPQVKQFHNSTIKFPLPKRVHHYKRLNKFAYKRPSTYFL is encoded by the exons ATGAAGGCTAAAGGAGag TTGAAAGAATTTGAAGTCATCGGGCGCAAGCTGCCTTCTGAGAATGAGCCGAAGCCGCCCCTATACAAGATGAGGATCTTTTCCCCAGACACCATCGTCGCCAAGTCCCGTTTCTGGTACTTTTTAAGGCAATTGAAGAAGTTCAAGAAAGCGACTGGAGAAATTGTTTCCATTAAG GAAATCCCAGAAAAGAGTCCAATTAAGATCAAGAACTTTGGTATCTGGCTGCGTTATGAATCCAGATCTGGTGTCCACAACATGTACAGAGAGTACCGTGACCTGAGCGTGGGAGGTGCTGTTACCCAGTGCTACCGAGACATGGGTGCCCGTCACAGAGCACGCGCACATTCCATACAG atCATTAAAGTGGAAGTCATCAAGGCTGCAGCGTGCCGCAGGCCACAGGTGAAACAGTTCCACAACAGTACCATCAAGTTCCCTCTGCCCAAGCGTGTACACCACTACAAGCGACTCAACAAATTCGCCTACAAGAGACCAAGCACATACttcttgtaa
- the LOC113400927 gene encoding juvenile hormone epoxide hydrolase-like isoform X3, whose translation MLKSFTIIAVAAVGIGVGTNYYLQRVPDMPKLDLNRWWGDGDKPNQEDETIRPFKIIFNDTIIDDLKMRLRNRRPYTRPLEGMQSEYGMNTIYLEKLLKYWQDEYRFKERADLLNRFPHYKTRVQGLDIHYIRVKPEAKGKRVLPMLLMHGWPSSSKEFDKIIPMLTTPRDEYDFIFEVIAVDLPGFGFSEGTNKPGLNPVQIGIIMRNLMKRLGFNKFYIQAGDWGSQAATHMCTVFPDEILGFHTNMPLSSRPISNVKYILGSLFSSLIVESKHRHRMYPLKDLLTYLVRESGYFHLQATKPDTIGAAIADTPAGMAAYIFEKIGICTNRKQLHTQHGGLGNIDLDDLLDTATILWANERITTSVRLYAEAFAWSEVFIVQDIPTKVPTAAINFLHEVVYQPDWILRDKFINLVHSTTLDFGGHFAAMQTPKELVDDIFMSTVEFLKFHARNK comes from the exons ATGCTCAAATCATTCACTATTATCGCGGTAGCAGCTGTAGGCATCGGAGTCGGAACGAATTACTACCTCCAAAGGGTTCCTGACATGCCCAAACTTGATTTAAATCGATGGTGGGGAGATGGCGACAAACCAAATCAAGAAGACGAAACAATACgaccatttaaaattatatttaatgacacG atAATCGATGATTTAAAAATGCGATTAAGAAACCGGCGACCTTACACTCGGCCTTTGGAGGGCATGCAATCGGAATATGGAATGAACACGATATATTTGGAAAAACTCTTGAAGTATTGGCAGGATGAGTACAGATTCAAAGAGAGGGCTGATCTCCTGAATAGATTTCCTCATTACAAGACGAGGGTGCAAGGTCTCGACATACATTACATAAGAGTGAAACCCGAAGCGAAAGGCAAGCGGGTCCTTCCAATGCTGCTCATGCACGGCTGGCCGAGTTCGTCTAAGGAGTTCGACAAAATTATTCCGATGCTCACAACGCCTAGAGACGAATATGACTTTATCTTTGAAGTAATTGCCGTCGATCTACCTGGTTTCGGATTTTCTGAG GGTACAAATAAACCAGGCCTGAACCCTGTCCAAATCGGTATAATTATGAGAAATCTAATGAAAAGGCtcggttttaataaattctacatCCAAGCCGGCGATTGGGGTTCTCAAGCGGCAACACATATGTGTACGGTGTTTCCTGATGAAATACTCGG ATTCCACACAAACATGCCGTTATCGTCTAGACCAATAAGTAATGTGAAATACATCCTCGGGTCATTGTTCTCTAGTTTGATTGTTGAAAGCAAACACAGACACAGAATGTATCCTCTTAAAGATTTGTTGACGTACCTAGTCAGAGAAAGCGGCTATTTCCATTTACAGGCAACGAAACCTGATACAATAG GCGCAGCAATAGCAGACACACCAGCTGGGATGGCAGCGTATATTTTCGAGAAGATCGGTATTTGCACAAATCGAAAACAATTACATACACAACACGGCGGATTAGGGAACATAGACTTAGACGATTTGTTAGACACGGCCACAATATTGTGGGCGAATGAGCGCATTACCACCTCTGTGAGATTATATGCCGAGGCGTTTGCGTGGTCCGAAGTGTTCATCGTCCAGGA CATCCCAACAAAAGTGCCGACGGCTGCAATAAATTTCCTACACGAAGTCGTTTATCAACCAGATTGGATACTTAGggataaatttatcaatttagtACATTCCACTACTTTAGATTTTGGCGGACACTTCGCAGCAATGCAGACACCCAAAGAACTTGTTGATGATATATTCATGTCTACTGTCGAATTCCTCAAATTCCACGCGCGAAACAAATAA